A portion of the Blautia hansenii DSM 20583 genome contains these proteins:
- a CDS encoding DNA topoisomerase III, which produces MKALVLAEKPSVARDIARVLKCSKKQNGALEGEKYIVTWALGHLVTLADPEEYDKKYKEWNLEYLPMLPKKMDLVVIKQTAKQYQAVKTQLYRKDVNEIIIATDAGREGELVARWILEKAGCKKPVKRLWISSVTDKAIKEGFAHLRPGKDYENLYAAAVSRAEADWLVGINATRALTCKYNAQLSCGRVQTPTLAMIAKREEEIRKFQPEEFYGITLKAGNMRWKWQDKKSGSTRSFHKERMESIKNAVNSALLKVISVEKKSKKIPAPGLYDLTELQRDANKKFGFSAKETLNIMQRLYENHKVLTYPRTDSRYIGTDIVPTIKERLKACAVGPYKKIAGMLSMKPVKGNASFVDNKKVSDHHAIIPTEQFVQLDHMSNEERKIYDLVVRRFFSVLYPSFEYEQTTMKAEAAGEVFTAQGKIVKNMGWKEAYEGTWSDEDEEEFQKLSERKEGETLKIEQAELTVGKTKPPAAFTEATLLSAMENPVKYMETQDKKAAKTLGETGGLGTVATRADIIEKLFHTFLMEKKGNEIHITSKARQLLELVPEDLKKPELTADWEMKLSKIAEGKLDKMVFLKEISAYTKDITAEIKGAKGTFRHDNLTNTKCPVCGKRMLAVNGKNSKMLVCQDRECGHRETISRLTNARCPNCHRKMEMYVKGKEDTFICATCGYKEKLSSFKQRREKEGVGVSKKDVQRYLNKQKKEAQEPINNAFADAFAKLNLK; this is translated from the coding sequence ATGAAAGCACTGGTATTGGCAGAAAAGCCTTCTGTTGCCAGAGATATTGCAAGAGTTTTAAAATGTAGTAAAAAGCAAAACGGAGCGCTGGAGGGAGAAAAATATATTGTTACATGGGCTCTGGGACATTTAGTAACTTTAGCAGATCCGGAGGAATACGATAAGAAATATAAAGAGTGGAATTTAGAATATCTTCCTATGCTGCCTAAGAAAATGGATTTAGTTGTTATCAAGCAGACTGCAAAGCAGTATCAGGCAGTGAAAACTCAGTTATATCGAAAAGATGTAAATGAAATTATTATTGCAACAGATGCAGGGCGTGAGGGAGAGCTGGTTGCCAGATGGATTTTAGAAAAAGCCGGATGTAAAAAGCCTGTGAAGCGTCTTTGGATTTCATCTGTTACGGATAAGGCAATTAAAGAAGGATTTGCACATTTAAGACCGGGAAAGGATTATGAAAATCTCTATGCGGCAGCTGTATCAAGAGCAGAAGCCGATTGGCTGGTAGGCATCAATGCCACTAGAGCGCTGACCTGTAAGTATAATGCGCAGCTTTCCTGCGGGCGTGTACAGACACCTACTTTAGCCATGATAGCCAAAAGAGAAGAGGAAATCAGGAAGTTTCAGCCGGAAGAATTTTACGGAATTACTTTAAAAGCAGGAAATATGCGTTGGAAATGGCAGGATAAAAAAAGCGGCAGTACACGTTCTTTTCATAAAGAGAGAATGGAAAGTATAAAAAATGCAGTCAACAGTGCTTTATTAAAAGTTATTTCTGTGGAGAAAAAGAGTAAGAAAATACCTGCTCCCGGACTTTACGATTTAACAGAATTGCAAAGAGATGCCAATAAAAAATTTGGATTTTCTGCAAAAGAGACGCTGAATATTATGCAGAGACTTTATGAGAACCATAAGGTGCTTACCTATCCCAGAACAGACTCCAGATATATCGGAACAGACATTGTTCCTACAATTAAGGAGAGATTAAAGGCATGTGCAGTAGGGCCGTATAAAAAAATAGCAGGAATGCTTTCTATGAAACCTGTAAAAGGAAATGCTTCTTTTGTGGATAATAAGAAGGTCAGTGACCATCATGCAATTATTCCTACGGAACAGTTTGTACAATTAGACCATATGAGCAATGAGGAGCGCAAAATTTATGATTTAGTGGTACGAAGATTTTTCAGTGTATTATATCCTTCATTTGAGTATGAGCAGACTACCATGAAAGCAGAAGCAGCAGGAGAAGTGTTTACAGCACAGGGAAAAATTGTAAAAAATATGGGTTGGAAAGAAGCTTACGAAGGAACGTGGTCAGACGAGGATGAAGAAGAATTTCAAAAGCTTTCGGAGAGAAAAGAAGGAGAAACACTGAAAATAGAGCAGGCAGAACTGACTGTGGGAAAAACAAAGCCACCAGCGGCTTTTACAGAGGCTACTTTGCTTTCTGCTATGGAAAACCCTGTAAAGTACATGGAAACGCAGGATAAGAAAGCCGCAAAAACACTGGGTGAAACAGGTGGACTGGGAACAGTTGCCACAAGAGCAGATATTATAGAGAAGCTTTTCCACACATTTCTGATGGAAAAGAAAGGAAATGAAATTCATATTACCTCAAAAGCAAGGCAGCTTTTGGAATTAGTTCCTGAAGATTTAAAAAAGCCGGAGCTTACGGCAGATTGGGAAATGAAGCTGTCTAAAATTGCAGAAGGAAAATTAGATAAGATGGTATTTTTAAAAGAAATTTCTGCATATACAAAAGATATTACGGCAGAAATCAAAGGGGCAAAGGGCACGTTCCGCCATGATAATCTGACGAATACCAAATGTCCGGTATGTGGAAAACGTATGCTGGCTGTGAATGGGAAAAACAGTAAGATGCTGGTTTGTCAGGACAGAGAATGTGGACACAGAGAGACTATTTCCAGACTGACAAATGCCAGATGTCCAAATTGTCACAGAAAGATGGAGATGTATGTAAAAGGAAAGGAAGATACCTTTATCTGTGCCACTTGCGGATATAAGGAAAAACTGTCCAGCTTTAAGCAGCGCAGGGAAAAGGAGGGTGTAGGAGTCAGCAAAAAGGACGTACAGAGGTACTTAAATAAACAGAAAAAAGAAGCACAAGAGCCAATCAATAATGCTTTTGCCGATGCCTTTGCAAAATTAAATTTAAAATAA
- the aroF gene encoding 3-deoxy-7-phosphoheptulonate synthase, translating to MILVLKKGADENKVESLKQQLKDMGLGLHLSDGANASLIGLIGDTTEVDAEWLGALDVVESVKRIKEPYKKANKDMHPNDTVIDVAGRKIGGGHFQVIAGPCSIESREQMTEVAEDVKMAGAGLLRGGAFKPRTSPYSFQGLENEGMQMLLEAKKATGLPIVTEIMSAEHLPLFEDVDVIQVGTRNMQNFQLLKELGKVDKPILLKRGMANTLEELLMSAEYIMAGGNEKVILCERGIRTFETSMRNTLDISAIPMLKSKTHLPVIVDPSHAAGIRFMVEPLTMAAIAAGADGVMIEVHNNPEKALCDGKQSLTPESFAELMKKVRKTTEFFQKEM from the coding sequence ATGATTTTAGTATTAAAAAAAGGAGCAGATGAAAATAAGGTGGAAAGCTTGAAACAGCAGCTGAAGGATATGGGCTTAGGACTCCATTTATCAGACGGAGCAAATGCTTCTTTAATCGGATTGATTGGAGATACAACAGAAGTTGACGCAGAATGGTTAGGCGCTTTGGATGTTGTAGAGTCTGTAAAGAGAATTAAAGAACCATACAAAAAAGCAAATAAAGATATGCACCCCAATGATACTGTCATTGATGTGGCAGGAAGAAAAATCGGAGGCGGACATTTTCAGGTAATTGCAGGACCATGTTCTATTGAAAGCAGAGAGCAGATGACAGAAGTTGCCGAGGATGTAAAAATGGCGGGAGCAGGATTATTAAGAGGCGGTGCATTTAAGCCAAGAACGTCCCCATATTCTTTTCAGGGACTTGAAAACGAAGGGATGCAAATGCTTTTGGAAGCAAAGAAAGCAACAGGGCTTCCTATTGTAACCGAGATTATGAGTGCAGAACATCTTCCGTTATTTGAAGACGTAGACGTTATTCAGGTAGGAACAAGAAATATGCAGAATTTTCAGCTGTTAAAAGAGCTGGGAAAAGTAGATAAACCGATTTTGTTAAAAAGAGGTATGGCGAATACACTAGAAGAACTTTTGATGAGTGCAGAATATATTATGGCAGGAGGAAACGAAAAGGTCATTCTCTGTGAGAGAGGTATTCGTACATTTGAAACTTCCATGAGAAATACCTTAGATATTTCAGCCATCCCTATGCTGAAATCAAAGACACACCTTCCTGTAATTGTAGATCCAAGCCATGCAGCAGGTATTCGTTTTATGGTAGAGCCCCTTACTATGGCAGCCATTGCAGCAGGAGCAGACGGTGTGATGATTGAGGTGCATAATAATCCGGAAAAAGCACTTTGCGACGGAAAACAGTCTTTGACACCGGAGAGCTTCGCAGAACTGATGAAAAAAGTCAGAAAGACAACAGAATTTTTCCAAAAAGAGATGTAA
- a CDS encoding class I SAM-dependent DNA methyltransferase: protein MDVKTYFDKMADTWDEDILPIDEVRRCIVFLSGVKEHTRVLDVACGTGAMFVALQEKNPEHITAIDVSEKMAEIAKNKVKDNPLFDVRCGDFFEIEDEKYDCIMIYNAYPHFTDKEKLAAKVSQLLTPDGRFVVAHGAGKEVINLHHSNVPKEITSQLLSAQEECEYWKKCFNMDILIDTQKFYMLSGTITL, encoded by the coding sequence ATGGATGTAAAGACTTATTTTGATAAAATGGCAGATACTTGGGATGAAGATATTCTTCCCATAGATGAAGTCAGAAGGTGTATTGTATTTTTAAGCGGTGTAAAAGAGCATACTCGCGTTTTGGATGTGGCTTGTGGTACAGGCGCTATGTTTGTTGCTTTACAGGAAAAAAATCCGGAACATATAACTGCAATTGATGTATCGGAAAAGATGGCAGAAATTGCAAAAAACAAGGTAAAGGATAATCCTTTATTTGATGTAAGATGCGGTGATTTTTTTGAAATAGAAGATGAAAAGTATGATTGTATTATGATTTACAATGCGTATCCTCATTTTACAGACAAAGAAAAACTGGCTGCAAAGGTATCACAGCTATTAACACCAGATGGGAGATTTGTTGTAGCACACGGAGCAGGGAAAGAAGTTATTAATTTGCATCATTCCAATGTGCCGAAAGAGATTACTTCACAGTTGTTGTCTGCACAGGAAGAATGTGAATATTGGAAAAAGTGTTTTAATATGGATATTTTGATTGATACACAAAAGTTTTATATGCTTTCAGGTACTATTACACTTTAA
- a CDS encoding ECF transporter S component — protein MKENQVKKLVMAAMCVALGIILPMAFHTIQNAGSIFLPMHIPVLICGLLCGWQYGLICGFLTPVLSSFFTGMPPAAILPAMACELAVYGVLTGICIKFIHTGKQLINIYISLTVAMVAGRIVSGILKALIFNVGQYSFKIFITSSFVTCLPGIIIQFIFVPVLVFALQKSGVIGRERI, from the coding sequence ATGAAAGAAAATCAAGTAAAAAAATTAGTGATGGCAGCGATGTGCGTAGCTCTTGGAATTATTCTTCCAATGGCTTTTCATACTATTCAAAATGCAGGCAGTATTTTTCTGCCCATGCACATTCCGGTGTTAATTTGCGGGCTTTTGTGTGGATGGCAATATGGGTTGATTTGTGGATTTTTAACACCTGTTTTGTCAAGTTTTTTTACAGGAATGCCACCGGCAGCAATTTTACCGGCAATGGCCTGTGAGCTGGCAGTTTACGGAGTGTTAACAGGTATCTGTATTAAATTTATTCACACAGGAAAACAGCTTATAAATATTTATATTTCTTTGACTGTTGCAATGGTAGCAGGAAGAATTGTCAGTGGAATTTTAAAAGCGCTTATTTTTAATGTGGGACAGTATAGCTTTAAGATTTTTATAACATCTAGTTTTGTAACCTGCCTTCCGGGAATTATTATTCAGTTTATTTTTGTTCCGGTTCTTGTTTTTGCATTGCAAAAGTCGGGTGTGATAGGTAGAGAAAGGATATAA
- a CDS encoding AAA family ATPase — protein MDTNTTLAYKVIQEVQKAVIGKDKCIEKIMMAILSNGHILLEDVPGVGKTTMALAFAKALNLKENRLTFTPDVLPADLTGFTMYRKETNEFYYQPGAVMCNLFLGDEINRTSPKTQSALLEVMEEGQVSVDGATHPVPKPFIVMATQNPAGSAGTQLLPQSQMDRFSICLQIGYPEQNEEISILKGRLAENTIETVQPVLNARQLIQLQKECQNIFIHDIIYEYIVALIHATRNHHLIELGVSPRGTLALTRMAQARAFLHGFHYVRPEDVHSVFCDVCTHRILISSKARISKVSAYSILKEILAATPSPSVRSRH, from the coding sequence ATGGACACCAATACTACTCTTGCATATAAAGTCATTCAGGAAGTGCAAAAAGCCGTAATCGGAAAAGATAAATGTATTGAAAAAATCATGATGGCAATTTTAAGCAACGGGCATATTTTGCTTGAAGATGTTCCCGGTGTAGGAAAAACTACCATGGCTCTTGCTTTTGCAAAAGCGCTAAATTTAAAAGAAAACCGTTTAACCTTTACACCGGATGTTCTTCCTGCTGATTTAACAGGCTTTACCATGTATCGAAAGGAAACAAATGAATTTTATTATCAGCCCGGAGCAGTCATGTGCAACTTATTTTTGGGAGACGAAATCAACCGTACCTCTCCCAAAACACAGTCTGCCCTTTTAGAGGTTATGGAAGAGGGGCAGGTCAGCGTTGACGGAGCTACACATCCTGTTCCCAAACCATTTATTGTAATGGCTACACAAAACCCTGCCGGCTCTGCCGGAACTCAGCTTCTTCCCCAATCTCAGATGGACCGCTTCAGCATTTGTCTGCAAATCGGTTATCCGGAACAAAACGAAGAAATTTCTATTTTAAAAGGCAGATTGGCAGAAAATACCATTGAGACCGTACAGCCTGTTTTAAATGCCAGACAACTGATACAGTTACAAAAAGAATGTCAAAATATTTTTATTCACGATATTATCTATGAATATATCGTGGCTCTTATTCATGCCACACGAAATCATCACTTAATTGAACTGGGTGTAAGCCCAAGAGGTACTCTGGCTCTGACACGAATGGCTCAGGCAAGAGCCTTTTTACATGGATTTCATTATGTACGTCCGGAGGATGTGCACAGCGTTTTCTGTGATGTTTGTACACACCGTATTCTTATCAGCTCAAAAGCCCGCATAAGCAAAGTGTCTGCCTACTCTATTTTAAAGGAAATTTTAGCTGCCACTCCTTCTCCGTCTGTGCGAAGCAGACATTAA
- a CDS encoding DUF58 domain-containing protein gives MILLYSRRHLKIELPDIIINDNEANKLLEFHLQAQNTGIFPMPYLRLKWHFTDAFQNKISLPDYYFSLNAKKTSVLSGTISNDYYGKFHLQANKVRIYSFTHLLSLPVACKAKADILFYPSPFVIPIQLSEGIRFFSAECDGFEEIISGTGSYHTSDIREFLPGDKLRQIHWKLSARTDQLLVKETGRPKGFPVLLFLEKGKSDKKASPSQYSTFLQYAASLSYSFLYYGCNHFVVWYNEKEHALLRIPIQNEEDYLSFLHQLLYETLTASKENLYSLYSHTYPCDTYFTAFLLNTDLQIYQNQQLLLDCSGNTSESLKNNTLIL, from the coding sequence ATGATTTTACTGTATAGCCGCAGACATTTAAAAATAGAATTGCCTGACATTATTATTAACGACAACGAAGCAAACAAGCTTTTAGAATTTCATTTACAGGCACAAAATACCGGAATTTTTCCCATGCCTTATCTTCGGCTGAAATGGCATTTTACAGATGCTTTTCAAAATAAGATTTCCCTGCCTGACTACTATTTTTCCCTAAATGCGAAAAAAACCAGTGTTTTATCAGGCACTATTTCCAATGATTACTATGGAAAATTTCATTTACAGGCGAATAAGGTCCGAATATACAGTTTTACACATCTGCTGAGCTTGCCCGTGGCATGTAAAGCAAAGGCTGATATTCTTTTTTATCCTTCTCCTTTTGTAATTCCTATACAGCTAAGCGAAGGAATACGATTTTTTTCAGCAGAATGTGATGGATTTGAGGAAATTATTTCCGGTACAGGCTCTTACCACACAAGCGATATACGGGAATTTCTTCCGGGCGACAAGCTAAGACAAATTCACTGGAAACTCAGTGCACGTACAGACCAGTTATTAGTAAAAGAAACAGGCAGACCAAAAGGCTTCCCTGTACTTCTTTTCTTAGAGAAAGGAAAGTCCGATAAAAAGGCCTCTCCTTCGCAATACAGTACTTTTTTGCAATATGCGGCCTCTCTTTCTTACTCTTTCCTGTATTATGGCTGCAATCATTTTGTTGTATGGTACAACGAAAAAGAACATGCCCTTCTTCGTATCCCTATTCAAAATGAGGAAGATTACCTTTCTTTTTTGCATCAATTACTGTATGAAACCCTTACAGCTTCAAAAGAAAACCTGTATTCTCTGTATTCCCACACCTATCCTTGTGATACTTATTTTACAGCGTTTCTTTTAAATACAGATTTACAGATTTATCAAAATCAACAGCTTCTTTTGGATTGTTCCGGCAACACTTCAGAATCTTTGAAAAACAACACACTTATTTTATAA
- a CDS encoding transglutaminase-like domain-containing protein, whose translation MFEITCKDKPSSPLYLRGFVGQNYDDAVWRAPASDSWESFYKKNRLSDDELQNFFSLPYTMGKENAPDKITDLSVVPKFTQKFTYFPYGVKLSKNTVFDDTYAIESKFSMPHKLSYYPLSLTSASSLFTSESGVPKKYQSLNKNYGNYVRQKYLNDNSEIFSQLKTDLSGLPIYMDITDNPDFDTIQEAAKEIQNFLKSKASYSLSLAPVSSDSNFLYEFLYEQHRGFCVHFATAGTLLFRMYGIPARYVTGYVVQPGDFTKKNSTTFTCSVKDTSAHAWTEIYIGNGIWVPVEVTPPSSVNENTNVSATTPENNIPNTEVPPSSENSETVKPNSQEKNTNSETVKTTERTSETKTQKPTKPEKNNYLFIFKFLPGLCIILLLFILRYQMLYRKRIGYFVHNRTKGYFLLYQNLLKLWQTEFKIPEKDLAAYDWKQKFIKQLPDEKQNFFEKLCNEAEEIYFGNKKPTKQEIRTLRFAYRKSRKAFLRKQPKAKYFYYKFVKVV comes from the coding sequence ATGTTTGAAATTACCTGTAAGGACAAGCCTTCTTCTCCCTTGTATTTGCGAGGATTTGTCGGACAGAATTATGATGATGCTGTATGGAGAGCACCAGCTTCAGACTCATGGGAGAGCTTTTATAAAAAGAACCGACTTTCAGATGATGAACTCCAAAATTTCTTTTCTCTGCCTTACACAATGGGAAAAGAAAACGCACCTGATAAAATTACAGACCTTTCTGTGGTACCTAAATTCACACAGAAATTTACCTATTTTCCTTACGGTGTGAAGTTATCAAAAAATACTGTTTTTGATGATACCTATGCAATAGAAAGTAAATTTTCTATGCCTCATAAGTTGTCCTATTATCCGCTTTCTCTTACATCAGCATCCTCGCTTTTTACTTCCGAAAGTGGTGTACCAAAGAAATACCAATCTTTGAATAAAAATTATGGGAATTATGTACGACAAAAATATTTAAACGATAATTCAGAAATTTTCTCCCAATTAAAAACAGACCTTTCAGGACTTCCGATTTATATGGATATAACTGATAATCCTGATTTTGATACTATCCAAGAGGCAGCAAAAGAAATACAAAATTTTCTAAAGTCTAAGGCATCATACAGCCTTTCTCTTGCACCGGTATCTTCAGACAGCAACTTTTTATACGAATTTTTGTATGAACAGCACCGAGGATTTTGCGTACATTTTGCTACCGCAGGTACTTTATTATTTCGGATGTATGGAATTCCGGCCAGATATGTCACCGGTTATGTAGTACAACCTGGAGACTTTACCAAGAAGAATAGTACAACCTTTACTTGTAGTGTGAAAGATACTTCTGCCCATGCGTGGACAGAAATTTATATTGGAAATGGTATATGGGTTCCGGTGGAGGTCACCCCTCCCAGCTCTGTTAATGAAAACACAAATGTTTCTGCAACTACGCCGGAAAACAACATTCCGAATACAGAAGTTCCACCGTCTTCGGAAAATTCGGAAACTGTAAAACCTAACTCCCAGGAAAAAAATACAAATTCAGAAACTGTAAAAACTACCGAAAGAACTTCTGAAACCAAAACACAAAAACCAACGAAACCTGAAAAAAATAATTATTTGTTTATTTTCAAATTTTTACCGGGACTTTGTATTATCCTACTGCTATTTATTTTACGCTACCAAATGTTATACAGAAAAAGAATAGGATACTTTGTCCATAATCGCACAAAAGGTTATTTTCTGCTTTATCAAAATCTTTTAAAGCTATGGCAAACAGAATTTAAAATTCCTGAAAAAGATTTAGCAGCTTATGACTGGAAACAAAAGTTTATAAAACAGCTTCCTGATGAAAAACAAAATTTCTTTGAAAAATTATGCAATGAGGCAGAAGAAATCTATTTTGGAAATAAAAAGCCTACAAAACAGGAAATTCGCACACTGCGTTTCGCCTACCGTAAATCTCGAAAAGCTTTTCTCCGGAAACAGCCCAAGGCAAAATATTTTTATTATAAATTTGTAAAAGTTGTATAA
- a CDS encoding glycoside hydrolase family 25 protein, producing the protein MEKLLIDVSEHNGKIDWETVKNYIDGAIIRCGYGMDETNQDDKQWKRNVAECERLGIPFGVYLYSYATSKEKAKSEAQHVLRLINGHTLSYPVYFDMEEPGTENVSVENAKIFGDIIEKAGYWCGIYCSKDWYKTVVKGQLKRFTLWIAEYGSNNGQMQDNYKPNLGEDIWQYSSVGKMQGISETVDLNVCYRNFPLEINRMKEQWIKDEKGWWYRHGDGTYTKNNWEYINKKWYYFDKNGYMVTGWKKVEEYWYYMDISGAMQTGWIYVGENWFYLNGSGQMYENTWYKEEEQWYYLKAGGYMARNELLKIGNEKFAFLDSGRMVRTNARGALV; encoded by the coding sequence ATGGAAAAATTATTAATAGATGTAAGTGAACATAACGGAAAGATTGATTGGGAAACAGTTAAAAATTATATAGACGGGGCAATTATTCGCTGTGGATATGGAATGGATGAAACCAATCAGGATGATAAGCAATGGAAACGGAATGTGGCAGAATGTGAGCGATTGGGAATTCCCTTTGGCGTATACCTTTATTCTTATGCGACAAGCAAAGAAAAGGCAAAGAGTGAGGCTCAGCATGTATTAAGATTGATAAATGGGCATACGCTTTCTTACCCTGTTTATTTCGATATGGAAGAACCGGGGACAGAAAATGTATCTGTTGAGAATGCGAAGATTTTTGGGGATATTATTGAAAAAGCGGGATATTGGTGCGGTATTTATTGCAGCAAAGACTGGTATAAGACGGTTGTAAAGGGGCAACTCAAGCGATTTACTCTTTGGATAGCAGAATACGGAAGCAACAATGGGCAAATGCAGGACAATTACAAGCCTAATTTGGGAGAAGATATTTGGCAGTATTCTTCTGTGGGAAAGATGCAGGGGATTTCAGAGACTGTGGACTTAAATGTCTGTTATAGAAATTTTCCGTTGGAAATAAACAGAATGAAGGAGCAATGGATAAAAGATGAAAAAGGATGGTGGTATCGCCATGGTGACGGAACGTATACTAAAAATAATTGGGAATATATAAACAAAAAATGGTATTATTTCGACAAGAATGGATATATGGTTACAGGTTGGAAAAAGGTAGAAGAATACTGGTATTATATGGATATTTCCGGCGCTATGCAGACAGGATGGATATATGTAGGAGAAAATTGGTTTTATTTGAATGGTTCAGGACAGATGTATGAGAATACATGGTATAAAGAAGAAGAGCAGTGGTATTATTTGAAAGCAGGTGGCTATATGGCACGTAATGAATTGCTGAAAATCGGAAATGAAAAATTTGCTTTTTTGGATAGTGGGCGTATGGTAAGAACAAATGCCAGAGGTGCGCTAGTTTAA
- the guaB gene encoding IMP dehydrogenase encodes MGKIIGEGITFDDVLLVPAYSEVIPNQVELSTYLTKKVKLNIPMMSAGMDTVTEHRMAIAMARQGGIGIIHKNMTIEEQAEEVDKVKRSENGVITDPFYLSQEHTLADANDLMAKFRISGVPITEGRKLVGIITNRDLKFEEDFSRKIKECMTSENLVTAREGVTLEEAKKILAKSRKEKLPIVDENFNLKGLITIKDIEKQIKYPLSAKDAQGRLLCGAAVGITANVMARVDALVNANVDVIVVDSAHGHSANILKAVREIKEKYPELQLIAGNVATGEATRALIEAGVDAVKVGIGPGSICTTRVVAGIGVPQITAVMDCYEVAKEYGIPIIADGGIKYSGDMTKAIAAGANVCMMGSIFAGCDESPGDFELYQGRKYKVYRGMGSISAMENGSKDRYFQQDAKKLVPEGVEGRVAYKGHVEDTVFQLIGGLRSGMGYCGAKDIETLKETGNFVKISAASLKESHPHDIHITKEAPNYSIDE; translated from the coding sequence ATGGGTAAGATTATTGGCGAAGGAATTACTTTTGATGACGTGCTTTTAGTTCCTGCATATTCAGAAGTAATCCCAAATCAGGTTGAACTATCAACATATCTGACAAAAAAGGTGAAATTAAATATTCCGATGATGAGTGCAGGTATGGATACAGTTACTGAACATCGTATGGCGATTGCCATGGCGAGACAGGGTGGTATTGGTATCATTCACAAAAACATGACAATCGAAGAACAGGCAGAGGAAGTAGATAAGGTAAAACGTTCAGAGAACGGAGTTATTACAGATCCATTTTATCTTTCTCAGGAACATACACTGGCAGATGCCAATGATCTCATGGCAAAATTCCGTATTTCAGGTGTGCCGATTACAGAAGGCAGAAAACTGGTAGGTATTATTACAAACCGTGACCTGAAGTTTGAGGAGGATTTCTCAAGAAAAATTAAGGAATGTATGACATCAGAAAATTTAGTTACAGCACGTGAAGGCGTAACATTGGAGGAAGCAAAGAAGATTTTAGCAAAATCCAGAAAAGAAAAACTTCCGATTGTAGATGAAAACTTCAATTTAAAAGGTCTTATTACAATTAAAGATATTGAAAAACAGATTAAATATCCATTATCTGCAAAAGATGCTCAGGGACGTCTTTTATGTGGCGCTGCAGTCGGTATTACTGCAAACGTTATGGCAAGAGTAGACGCTCTTGTAAATGCAAATGTTGACGTTATTGTTGTAGACTCTGCACACGGACATTCTGCAAATATTTTGAAAGCAGTTCGTGAAATTAAGGAAAAATATCCTGAATTACAGCTGATTGCGGGAAATGTTGCCACAGGAGAGGCTACAAGAGCATTAATTGAAGCAGGTGTAGACGCTGTAAAAGTAGGAATTGGACCAGGTTCTATCTGTACAACACGTGTAGTTGCAGGTATTGGTGTACCTCAGATTACAGCAGTTATGGATTGCTATGAAGTAGCAAAAGAATATGGAATTCCGATTATCGCAGACGGCGGTATTAAATATTCCGGAGATATGACAAAAGCCATTGCAGCAGGTGCGAATGTATGTATGATGGGAAGCATCTTTGCAGGCTGTGATGAAAGTCCTGGAGACTTTGAATTATATCAGGGAAGAAAATATAAAGTATATAGAGGAATGGGCTCTATTTCTGCTATGGAAAACGGAAGTAAAGACCGTTATTTCCAGCAGGATGCAAAGAAACTTGTACCGGAAGGTGTAGAAGGTCGTGTTGCATATAAAGGACATGTAGAAGATACCGTATTCCAGTTAATCGGCGGTCTTCGTTCCGGAATGGGATATTGTGGTGCAAAAGATATTGAGACATTAAAAGAAACAGGAAATTTTGTTAAAATTTCAGCTGCATCTTTGAAAGAGTCTCATCCGCACGATATTCATATTACAAAAGAAGCTCCAAATTATAGTATTGATGAATAA
- a CDS encoding DUF6106 family protein: MNDSYSELLVKKEQTGKDKVIKFLLIGVIAATAVVGIIIPLVWVLTLGLGIAAYFILPNLDLEYEYVYVNGELDIDKIMAKSKRKRVQSFDLAKMEIMAPVNSHRMDYQNHNTKLKVLDFSSGNKEHKVYAMIIPDEKEICKVLLEPDQTLLENIQKSCPRKVFMD; encoded by the coding sequence ATGAATGACTCGTATTCAGAGCTGCTGGTTAAAAAGGAGCAGACTGGAAAAGACAAAGTAATTAAATTCCTGCTGATAGGAGTAATTGCAGCAACGGCAGTAGTGGGTATAATCATTCCGTTGGTATGGGTTTTAACACTTGGTCTTGGTATTGCGGCATATTTTATTTTACCAAATCTGGATTTGGAATATGAGTATGTCTATGTAAACGGTGAATTAGATATTGATAAAATTATGGCAAAATCAAAGAGAAAACGTGTACAGTCCTTTGATTTGGCAAAGATGGAGATTATGGCACCTGTCAATTCACATAGAATGGATTATCAAAATCATAACACAAAATTAAAAGTTTTAGATTTTTCATCAGGAAATAAAGAACACAAGGTATATGCCATGATTATTCCCGATGAGAAGGAAATCTGCAAAGTATTGCTGGAGCCTGATCAGACATTACTTGAAAATATTCAAAAATCATGTCCGAGAAAGGTCTTTATGGATTGA